The Pocillopora verrucosa isolate sample1 chromosome 14, ASM3666991v2, whole genome shotgun sequence genome has a segment encoding these proteins:
- the LOC136278047 gene encoding uncharacterized protein, with amino-acid sequence MAEVAKALQERKAAKAKFTRKKNAFFTAVAKKENMGDIEGNFNELTKAWRDVEGKHDNYIVLLEGDEAPEKEEAWINELQNTYSDANSVYNRCASENLLKAKEDEMSAKFEGLAKKKASLEAMFKSSFEQVKGLLTPDSTGTIATASLKKCECDLATIFNDCKSLHDDIIELPLEARYIETEIKWIRKLHEQYSDIASQVESCSDENLAKQRIKSEQINSLQMEKAKLPTFNGDIRNYPRFKSDFMKYVLPTTNQTSAPYILRSCLTGEPLESIKSVDDNLDEMWARLDEKYGDPTKITDVVINAIQNCKPIKGGESRKLLEFITTVEDGYRDLKRLGLQSEITTTSFVSIIERKLPNDIKKEWSKIVCSTTIDKSDKFTSLLTFLLEQRKIIEYETSELRATNQSTEEATNYVSATEKATNSEGKRSTSPIKCIIHEKGTHGTSECKVFLAKTVEERKQTLKDKKACWSCLRTGHRYKDCKRKNTCGKNGCTYKHHQTLHEDKAVTKSVTPSGVSGTINACQQIEKSACIFQVQRIRTKKSWMNVMWDSAASLCFITNEKAKAEKLQGKEVELTFTKVGGETEKLQTYKYNLQSIPRSIRDRQNNKRYSGYRLNVHREYV; translated from the coding sequence ATGGCTGAAGTAGCAAAAGCCCTGCAGGAAAGAAAAGCAGCAAAGGCAAAGTTCACACGGAAGAAGAATGCCTTCTTCACTGCGGtcgcaaagaaagaaaatatggGCGACATCGAAGGTAATTTCAACGAGCTTACCAAAGCATGGCGCGACGTTGAAGGTAAGCACGATAATTACATCGTATTACTGGAAGGCGATGAAGctccagaaaaagaagaagcctgGATAAACGAACTTCAAAACACGTATAGTGATGCAAACTCAGTCTACAATAGATGCGCGAGCGAGAACCTTCTAAAAGCGAAAGAAGATGAAATGAGCGCAAAATTCGAAGGATTGGCTAAGAAAAAAGCTTCTTTAGAAGCGATGTTCAAATCCTCATTTGAACAAGTCAAAGGGCTACTGACTCCCGACTCGACAGGGACAATTGCGACAGCCAGTTTGAAAAAATGCGAATGCGACTTAGCGACAATCTTCAACGACTGCAAATCACTTCATGACGACATAATCGAACTGCCACTGGAAGCGCGATATATTGAAACCGAAATCAAATGGATTCGAAAACTCCACGAGCAGTACAGCGATATAGCCAGTCAGGTCGAATCCTGCTCTGACGAAAACCTTGCGAAACAGCGGATTAAATCCGAACAAATCAATTCCTTACAAATGGAAAAGGCTAAGTTGCCGACGTTTAACGGAGACATCCGAAATTACCCGCGATTCAAATCAGACTTCATGAAATACGTTTTACCGACTACGAACCAAACGAGCGCTCCATACATCCTTCGTTCGTGTCTCACGGGTGAACCATTAGAAAGCATCAAGAGTGTCGACGATAATCTTGACGAAATGTGGGCGCGGCTCGACGAAAAATACGGCGACCCCACCAAGATAACCGACGTCGTTATCAATGCGATACAAAATTGTAAACCTATCAAAGGAGGAGAAAGCCGAAAACTCCTCGAATTTATCACGACGGTTGAAGACGGGTACAGAGACCTCAAGCGGTTAGGACTTCAATCAGAAATAACAACGACAAGCTTTGTCAGTATAATTGAACGCAAACTGCCTAACGACATCAAGAAAGAATGGTCGAAAATTGTGTGCTCCACAACCATAGATAAATCAGACAAATTCACAAGTCTTCTAACGTTTTTgcttgaacaaagaaaaattatcgaaTACGAAACGTCAGAACTTCGGGCAACCAACCAATCGACGGAAGAAGCAACCAACTACGTCTCGGCAACTGAAAAGGCAACCAATAGCGAAGGAAAACGATCAACTAGTCCTATCAAGTGTATAATACATGAGAAAGGAACACACGGAACAAGCGAATGTAAAGTCTTTCTGGCCAAAACAGTCGAAGAACGAAAACAAACactaaaggataaaaaagcgTGTTGGTCGTGCCTGCGAACGGGCCACCGTTACAAAGACTGCAAGCGAAAAAACACCTGCGGAAAAAACGGCTGCACATATAAGCACCATCAAACGTTACACGAAGACAAAGCCGTAACCAAGAGTGTAACGCCAAGCGGAGTTTCCGGAACAATAAATGCGTGCCAACAGATCGAAAAAAGCGCTTGTATATTCCAAGTCCAGAGAATCAGAACGAAGAAAAGCTGGATGAACGTCATGTGGGACAGCGCCGCATCCCTCTGCTTCATAACAAACGAGAAGGCAAAGGCAGAGAAACTACAAGGCAAAGAAGTAGAACTAACCTTCACAAAGGTCGGAGGCGAAACCGAGAAACTACAAACCTACAAGTACAATCTACAATCAATACCTCGAAGTATACGGGATCGACAAAATAACAAACGATATTCAGGGTATCGACTCAACGTTCATCGCGAGTATGTTTAA
- the LOC131797624 gene encoding uncharacterized protein, producing MIKETTQRLNKIVDAKIHLVDTISINDFYQLENLGIERKPKCGGCKCGKCAIGSKNYSLREERELHLIENNLKYDKENKRWIAQYPWVKDPNDLPDNRRVAVVKLISTEKRLAKNKKHAETYELQIQDMLDRNVARKLMPEELATYRGPIHYISHHEVLKPDSKTTPVRIVFNSSANFMGHVLNEYWAKGPDLLNSLIGILIRFRENEIAFIGDVRKMYHTVYTKELDQHTHRFLWRNMDTTRQPDTYVIQRVSFGDKPSGGIATVAKRKTAEFGHQEFPEATKTIINNSYMDDIIDSVNNKERAKSITRQIESILEKGGFKMKEWIYSDDQLASEETILPSPTEKVLGITWSPSTDQLQFKVKMSLSPKKKRKTTHPILENSISNLLESLTKRAILSQVNSIYDPLGLAGPFTIRAKILMRELWIKEPNLGWDETIPPDYKRAWSTFFKDMNEMNSVINKRCLKPENCEGDPILVIFSDGSKDAYGACAYICWHTTDGEYDSQLLLSKNRLAPLKKMSIDRIELCAAVINKRLKQTILNECRYKFEHIYHIVDSQIVHAMIRKETYGFNTFAATRVGEIQEGTQISDWYWIPGENNIADWLTRGKSPNDIGMDSEWQKGPPFLKKPESEWPISQCITKQPLPDTITQGIANVITTREPQDTIATRIDIQRYSSYTKLLRVTARILAIYKRSSKTSFKNATKQLLYEDIVIAETFWIIQGQQEMESDIQQGRYKRLCVRKREDQIYVVGHRTQRWVEMSYNKSELILLSYKHRFSRLYVEYIHQMGHLGVSATACKVRAKFWIVKLHKLVKSIKSKCVTCRKIEKKTNQQVMGQLPEERLKPSPAWNSTAIDLFGPFKIRDEVKKRTFGKAYGVIFNCLSSRAVHIDIAPDYSTETFLMVFRRFVSLRGYPTQLYSDNGPQLVSANNELINITKNFNQEQLQTFGVVEGFQWKFTPADAPWQNGISEALIKTVKRALTLAIGENTLTFSELQTVCYEVANLVNERPIGRHPTSPEDGTYLSPNDLLLGRSSSRIPSGPFKEHLTLRQRFEFVQSIINRFWKKWISDYFPSLIIRQKWHTATRNVRVGNIVLVADSNVVRGEWKLARVSETFPGKDGQVRKVTLKYKNPRPREPIRQYKGHGFMTIDRPVHKLVVLVPTEEQNS from the coding sequence ATGATCAAAGAAACAACACAACGATTGAACAAAATTGTAGACGCAAAAATCCATCTGGTTGATACAATCTCCATTAATGATTTTTATCAGCTTGAAAATCTTGGTATTGAACGCAAACCCAAATGCGGCGGATGTAAATGTGGCAAATGCGCCATTGGAAGCAAAAATTACTCTCTGCGAGAAGAAAGGGAACTTCATCTAATCGAAAACAACCTTAAATACGACAAAGAGAACAAGAGGTGGATTGCGCAATATCCATGGGTTAAGGATCCAAATGATCTTCCTGATAATAGACGTGTCGCCGTGGTTAAATTGATCTCCACTGAGAAGCGTCTTgcgaaaaataaaaagcacGCTGAGACTTACGAATTGCAAATCCAAGACATGCTTGACCGAAATGTAGCCCGTAAACTTATGCCAGAAGAATTAGCCACTTACAGAGGACCGATTCACTACATTTCTCatcatgaagtgttaaaaccAGACTCCAAGACAACGCCAGTTCGAATCGTTTTTAACAGCAGTGCAAACTTTATGGGTCACGTGCTTAACGAGTATTGGGCCAAAGGACCAGACCTGTTGAACAGTCTTATCGGCATTTTAATCAGattcagagaaaatgaaatcGCTTTTATTGGTGATGTCCGTAAGATGTACCACACCGTCTATACAAAGGAGCTTGATCAACACACTCATCGATTCTTATGGAGAAATATGGACACAACAAGACAACCAGACACATACGTCATTCAACGTGTATCTTTCGGTGACAAACCATCTGGAGGGATTGCAACAGTAGCAAAGCGAAAGACAGCAGAATTCGGACACCAGGAATTTCCCGAAGCTACGAAAACGATCATAAACAACAGCTACATGGATGACATAATCGATAGCGTAAACAACAAAGAACGCGCAAAATCAATAACACGCCAAATCGAGTCTATCCTTGAAAAGGGTGGATTTAAGATGAAAGAGTGGATATACTCCGATGATCAGTTAGCAAGCGAAGAGACAATACTACCTAGCCCAACAGAAAAGGTACTAGGTATAACGTGGAGTCCAAGTACAGACCAACTCCAATTTAAAGTCAAAATGAGTCTCTCACctaagaagaaaaggaaaacgacACATCCTATACTTGAAAACAGCATCTCAAACCTGTTAGAAAGCCTCACCAAAAGAGCGATACTTTCACAAGTAAACAGCATATATGATCCATTAGGATTGGCTGGACCTTTCACAATACGCgcaaaaattttaatgagagaatTGTGGATCAAGGAACCGAATCTTGGATGGGACGAAACCATTCCACCAGATTATAAACGCGCTTGGTCAACATTCTtcaaagacatgaatgaaatgaattcaGTAATAAACAAAAGGTGTTTAAAGCCCGAGAATTGCGAAGGAGATCCTATATTGGTGATTTTCAGCGACGGCTCTAAAGACGCTTACGGAGCATGTGCATACATTTGTTGGCATACAACAGACGGTGAATACGATAGTCAACTGCTACTATCTAAGAATCGTCTAGCACCACTCAAGAAAATGTCCATCGACAGGATAGAGCTTTGTGCAGCTGTCATCAATAAACGACTAAAGCAAACCATTCTAAACGAATGCAGGTACAAGTTTGAGCATATTTACCATATAGTCGACTCACAAATCGTTCATGCCATGATACGCAAAGAAACGTATGGGTTCAATACGTTTGCTGCTACTAGAGTTGGAGAAATACAAGAAGGAACGCAAATTTCAGACTGGTATTGGATACCAGGCGAAAACAACATCGCAGATTGGCTTACACGTGGAAAGAGTCCAAATGATATAGGAATGGACAGTGAATGGCAAAAGGGACCTCCTTTCCTAAAAAAGCCTGAGAGTGAATGGCCTATTAGTCAGTGCATTACGAAACAACCCTTACCAGACACCATTACACAAGGTATTGCTAATGTGATTACTACTAGAGAACCACAGGATACCATCGCTACTCGCATTGACATACAACGATATTCAAGCTACACCAAGCTACTAAGAGTAACTGCTAGAATATTGGCAATCTATAAGAGGTCTTCTAAAACATCATTCAAAAATGCAACCAAGCAACTCCTCTACGAAGACATTGTAATAGCAGAAACATTTTGGATAATTCAAGGGCAACAAGAAATGGAAAGCGATATCCAGCAAGGAAGATATAAACGGTTGTGTGTACGAAAACGCGAGGACCAAATATATGTTGTTGGACACCGTACTCAACGCTGGGTGGAAATGAGCTACAATAAGTCTGAGCTAATCTTACTTTCATACAAGCATCGTTTCTCACGTTTGTACGTCGAGTATATACATCAAATGGGACACCTCGGAGTGTCAGCTACAGCCTGTAAAGTTCGCGCAAAATTTTGGATTGTAAAGCTTCATAAGTTGGTGAAATCTATCAAATCAAAATGCGTCACGTGTagaaaaatcgagaaaaagacaaaccaacaaGTTATGGGTCAACTTCCAGAAGAACGGCTGAAACCATCACCAGCATGGAACTCAACAGCTATCGATCTCTTTGGACCATTCAAAATAAGGGacgaagtaaagaaaagaactttTGGAAAGGCTTATGGCGTTATATTTAATTGTCTATCATCAAGAGCTGTACACATAGACATCGCACCCGATTATAGTACGGAAACTTTCCTCATGGTCTTCAGAAGATTTGTTTCTTTACGGGGGTATCCAACACAGTTGTATTCAGATAACGGCCCACAGTTAGTGTCCGCCAACAATGAACTCAtcaatattacaaaaaatttcaatcaggAACAACTGCAAACTTTTGGCGTGGTGGAGGGATTCCAGTGGAAATTTACTCCAGCTGACGCACCCTGGCAGAATGGGATATCAGAAGCCCTAATCAAGACTGTAAAGCGAGCGTTAACATTGGCGATAGGAGAAAACACCTTAACGTTTTCTGAGTTACAAACAGTTTGTTATGAAGTAGCTAACTTGGTCAACGAGAGACCGATAGGTCGGCATCCGACATCCCCAGAAGACGGTACCTATCTCTCCCCAAATGATTTACTACTGGGAAGATCTTCCTCAAGAATCCCAAGCGGTCCATTTAAAGAACACTTAACTTTACGACAAAGATTTGAATTCGTACAAAGCATCATCAAccgattttggaaaaaatggatCTCCGACTATTTTCCAAGTTTGATAATTCGACAGAAATGGCATACTGCCACGAGAAATGTCAGAGTAGGAAATATCGTCTTAGTTGCCGATTCCAACGTGGTCAGAGGAGAATGGAAACTCGCAAGAGTGAGTGAAACCTTTCCCGGAAAGGACGGACAAGTGAGAAAAGTCACATTGAAATACAAGAACCCGAGACCAAGGGAACCAATAAGACAGTACAAAGGTCATGGATTTATGACTATCGACCGTCCAGTCCATAAACTGGTGGTCCTCGTTCCTACTGAGGAACAGAACTCttga